The Nitrospirota bacterium DNA window CCCCTTACTGCCATAAGTGCTTTTTCGATTTTTTCATTTGCAATAATCATGTCCAATGCCCTGTTGACCGCCTCTGTCTCAGTTGCTGCGCGGGTAATCTTTTTAACCATTTCGATTTTGGCAGGGTCAAGGATAAACTGCTTTCTTACTTTTTCTGCTGTCTGCATAGTCCATCACCTCCATGTGTATATTATACATTATTATACACATTAGTCAATGCCCCTTGATCAATATTCCAATTCCTGCAAATTTCTTTTTATCATAATCTCAAGCTTTGCGCTCTTTACAGATGCTCCTCTCTACGAGTCTTCGACAAGCCCCTGCCATTCTCTGGTCGGTTTTCCCTCTATGCTGCATTGCTACTCCCTTCTCTGTGAAGGCATAGGGGAGATACCTCTGTCCACCCAACTTGAGGTGCCAAAATGGAACCTCAAGTCTCAATCGTATAAATATATTCACTAACTTCAGACTTGAGCCTTGTCAGGGTATCTTTAAGGCCATCTACTAAGACTTTTAATTTCTCCCACTTCAGGTTTATGCTATAGGCATTGATAAAGAAGTGGCTGAAGGTGAGGTAGTTGAAGAGGATTTGATAAAGTTCAGGCGGAATTATTCCGAGTTGAACGGATTTCTCAAGCAGGTCTTTATTCCAGGTAGCAGTGTCTTCTTTTATGGTAAGGCCGTCAAACAGCAGTATCCTTTTTAGAATGTTCTGTATGCCGTTGTATGCCTGGTGAATAAAGGTTGCGATTGCTGTTAGCTCTACAGCGGTATACTCTGATTTGTCAGGGCTGACAACCGAAAAAAGCTCTCTGACAACTGCATCGATATTTTCAAACTCTGAATCGCAGTGTTTTTTAAGCTGTTCTTTTGTCATAAATGACCCATTCTCTATGGAAGTTTAATTCATAATCTCCCTGATTTTATTATTGAGATAAGAAGCCAGATACCGAGCACAAAGGCTATAGCAAAACCAATAGCGCCTATGGCTGGAAGGCCAAAGATTTTTTCCCCCACTCCTGATTGTATCAACAGCGATGAGCCGACTATGATGGCACCGACTATCACGCTGAAGGCTATGCGGTTGCTTGAGCGGTCGAGGTCCTTTATGAGTTTTTCAAAGCCGATAGGTGTTATCTTTAGATGCAGGTTGTCTTTCATGGCCTTTCTCATAAGCACTTTCATATTTTTCGGCGTGCTGACAAGAAAGTCTCCAAGCTCTGTAAGGTTTTTTCTTGCCTTTTCCAGAAGCTTAGCAGGGCTTATTCGCCTCCTCGCTATCTTTGATGCATAAGGCTCTGCTACTGCAATGAAATTGAAGTTCGGGTCAAGCTGCCTGCCAATATTATCCAGTATAAGCATGGACTTGTTAACCAGAAGAAGGTCAGATGGCAGTGTTAAATCATGTTTTATTGCAAGGTGAGTTATGGTGTCGAGATACTGGGCAAAGTTTATCTCTGCGATTGTCAGGCCATAAAGAGGGACAAGAAAGTCTACAAGGTCTGCTTTGAAGTCCTTTCTAAAGGCATCAATGTCCGTCTCCTCTGTTATCATACCAAACTCTATATACTGGTCAACAAGGCGGTCAAAATCCTTAGTAACAAGGGCAAGGAATGCATTGGCGATGTTGTCCATAAGCTCAGGGGTCAACCAGCCAACTATGCCAAAATCCATGAGGCCAATTCTACCGTCAGGCAGGATAAAAATATTACCGGGATGTGGGTCTGCATGAAAAAACCCATCTTCAAGCATCATCTTAAAATACGCATCCACCCCTACCCTCGCAAGCTCGGTCCTGTCAAGGCCAAGGGCTTCTATCCCTTCTATGTTATCCACCCTTACACCCTCAAGCCGCTCCATTACAATGACTTTTTCGGAAATAAGGTCAGGATATATCTTCGGGATGCAGATATGAGGGTCTTCTTCAAAATTCCTCCTGAAGCGGCATGCGTTTCTTGCCTCTTCAATAAAATCCAGCTCTTTCCTGACTGTCCTGGTAAATTCGTTCACTATTCCGGTGGGATTGAAGAATTTGCTCTCTGGAATATATTTCACCATGAGGCGGGCTATAACATTTAAAATGGAGATGTCGGTCTCTATGAGCTCTCTGATTTCCGGCCTCTGGACTTTGACTATTACCTTATCGCCTTCTCTTAAGGTTGCCTTATGAACCTGGGCAATTGAGGCAGCAGCAACAGGAGAATCCTCAAAATCTGCAAACATCTCTTTTATGGGTGTTTTAAGCTCTTCCTCAATAATCTTTTTGGCTTTTTCAGATGGAAAAGGAGGCACTTCATCCAGGAGCTTCTTGAATTCATCGGCATAGGCCTTGGTTATCAGGTCTGGCCTGGCTGAGAGAATCTGGGCAAGCTTTATGAAGGACGGCCCGAGCTCGCTGAAAGCCAACCTCAATCTCTCTGGGATTGTATGTCTTTCAATTTCTGGCCAGTAGCCAAAGACCTTCAGCCTTTTCCTGAGGGGGATAAAACGGTGAAGCCTTATCTCTTCAACAAATTGCCCGAAACCGTGTTTTAAAAAGACATTAATTATCTGCCTTATCCGGCTTACACTTTTATACGTTCTTCGGAGTCTGAGCAACTCGAAGAAAGACATCTTTACTTTTCTTCGGTGCCTTCCTCACCGCCTTTTGCTTCTTCCAGCTTTTTAAGCCTTACAGAAAAAGACTGCAACTTTCTATTGAGTTTTTCAATATCATCTTTTGCAGGGAGATTCATCTTCTCGAGGGTCTTCCCTATAATGTCGGATAAGCTTTTTGTGAATTCTTCAGTGGTCTTGCCTGCCCTTTCAGACCATTCTTTTACAAGCTTGGCTCCCTGTGTCTCACTCAACTCTCCTTTTTTAACAAGGTCATCAACAAACCCCTTTACCTTCTCCTGCATTCCAAGCCCTGCCATCAACGCCCTGCGAATAATTTCAAAAACAGTCATAATCACACCTCCTATTTAAACTGTAATACGTAATGCGTAATGCGTTAAAAGAAAAAACAGTAGGGGCGGGGTTACCCCGCCCCTACTTCCCATTTCCTATTTCCAATTTTTCATTTTTATTATAACTATACCGTATAAGATTTAAGAGTGCAACTTAGCTGATTTTCTTCCTTACAATCTCATAGACAGAATTAAGTGCCGTGTCAATATTTTCAATGTCTTTTGTCCCGCCCTGTGCCATATCGGCCCTTCCGCCCCCCTTGCCTCCTGTTACTTCTTTAAGAATCTCCCCTGCATGAAGGCGGTTCATTAAATCCTTTGTAACCATGGTAACATAAGATGCCTGGCCATTGAGCGTTGAACCAAGAACAAGAACGCCTGAATCAATTTTATCCTTTAATGTGTCCGCGAGGTTTCTGAGTGCCTTTATATCAAGGCCGTCAACCCTGTGTGCCAGCACCTTGATGCCGTTTATTACTCTGCACTCCTCAAGTATCTCATCTGCGCCTCTGGCTACGGTCTTGCTCTTTATCTTTTCAAGTTCCTTCTCCCTATCCTTTGCATCTTTTATAAACTTCTCTAATCTCTCAGCTACCTTCATATCCCTGGCCTTGAGCAGAGCTGCCACTTTCTTGATTTCCACTCCCTGTTCCCTGAAATACGATAATGCTGAAAACCCTGTGAGGGCCTCAATCCTTCTAACACCAGCAGCAACGCTGCCTTCTGCAATTATCTTAAAAGGTCCTATCTCGCCTGTGAATTTACAGTGGGTTCCTCCGCAGAGCTCTAAGGTAAAATCTCCTGCTTTAACAACTCTAACCCTGTCACCATATTTTTCTCCAAAAAGCGCTGTAACACCAATTCTAAGGGCATCTTCAAGGGCCATCCATGATATGGCCACAGGCATGTTTTCAATGATCTTCTCATTGACAATGGCCTCAACCTCTTCTATCTCCCTGTCTTCCATGGATGAGAAGTGGGTGAAATCGAACCTGAGTCTTTCAGGCGCAACAAGGGAACCTGCCTGTTTTACATGGTCGCCGAGGACAAGTCTCAGGGCTGCATGCAGGAGGTGTGTGGCTGTGTGGTTGCGCATAATAGCCTTTCTCCTCTGTGCATCCACTGATGCAAACACCCTGGCCCCCACTTTAGCAGTGCCTTTCTTTACTCTGCATATGTGAGAAAAAATCTCATTGGGCCTTTTTGTATCAATAACTTCAATTCTCACGCCCTCTGCCTTTATCAGACCTGTATCGCCTACCTGGCCACCTGACTCGCCATAAAAAGGAGTCCTATCAAGGATTATCTCTGCCTCTTCGCCTTCTCTAATTTCAGGAACCAGTGCTCCATCTTTCAAGACAGACAGAATATGAGCGTCTGAAGATAAGGTATCATAGCCTAAAAATTCTGTGGATCCTATCTCATTCAAAAGTTTTCTGTAAATATCAGAAACTGCCTCCTCGGCACCAACCCATGAGGCCCTTGCCCTTCGCCTTTGAAGCTCCATCTCCCTCTGAAAACCTTTTTCATCTATGACGAGACTGCTGTCAGATGCAATATCCTGGGCAAGGTCGAGGGGAAAGCCAAAGGTGTCATAAAGCCTGAAAAGCTCAGCGCCGGGGATGGTATCCTGGCCTGATACTTTAAGTTTTTCTATAAGGTCATTAAGCATCCCCATGCCTGATGAAAGGGTGTGGGCAAATCTCTCCTCTTCAAACCTCAATATCTTCTTTGACCGTTCAAGCTCCTCTGTTAGTTCGGGGTAAGGCCCTGCCATTATATCTAAGACAGGGTCAACAACCCTGTAAAGAAATGGGCCGTCAATTCCAAGCATAAGGCCGTGCCTTGATGCCCTTCTTATTACCCTCCTGAGGACATATCCCCTTCCTTCATTGGAAGGCATCAGCCCTTCTGAAAGGAGAAAGGTTATTGCCCTTATATGGTCAGCTATAACCCTCATTGAGACATCAGTGCTGTGTTTTTTCCCGTAGGTCTTGCCTGAGATTTCTTCGACCCTCTTAATTATCGGAAGAAAAAGGTCGCTATCGAAATTTGTGAGCTTACCCTGAATAACAGCAGTAAGCCTCTCAAGTCCCATCCCTGTATCGATGCTTGGCCGGGGCAGGGGAGTAAGTTTTCCAGTAACGTCCCTGTTATACTGCATGAATACGAGGTTCCAGAGTTCAAGAA harbors:
- a CDS encoding AarF/ABC1/UbiB kinase family protein, producing MLRLRRTYKSVSRIRQIINVFLKHGFGQFVEEIRLHRFIPLRKRLKVFGYWPEIERHTIPERLRLAFSELGPSFIKLAQILSARPDLITKAYADEFKKLLDEVPPFPSEKAKKIIEEELKTPIKEMFADFEDSPVAAASIAQVHKATLREGDKVIVKVQRPEIRELIETDISILNVIARLMVKYIPESKFFNPTGIVNEFTRTVRKELDFIEEARNACRFRRNFEEDPHICIPKIYPDLISEKVIVMERLEGVRVDNIEGIEALGLDRTELARVGVDAYFKMMLEDGFFHADPHPGNIFILPDGRIGLMDFGIVGWLTPELMDNIANAFLALVTKDFDRLVDQYIEFGMITEETDIDAFRKDFKADLVDFLVPLYGLTIAEINFAQYLDTITHLAIKHDLTLPSDLLLVNKSMLILDNIGRQLDPNFNFIAVAEPYASKIARRRISPAKLLEKARKNLTELGDFLVSTPKNMKVLMRKAMKDNLHLKITPIGFEKLIKDLDRSSNRIAFSVIVGAIIVGSSLLIQSGVGEKIFGLPAIGAIGFAIAFVLGIWLLISIIKSGRL
- the alaS gene encoding alanine--tRNA ligase, whose translation is MKSKEIRQLFIDYFVKRDHKALPGSPLIPEYDPTLLFTNAGMVQFKSVFLGEEMRPYSRAVTVQKCMRAGGKHSDLENVGRTARHHTFFEMLGNFSFGDYFKREAIKLAWEFLTEWMKLPKERLWLSIYEKDEDAYTLWQEEAGVSPQRIVRLGEKDNFWQMGDTGPCGPCSEIVIDQGPEVGCGKPDCAVGCGCDRFLELWNLVFMQYNRDVTGKLTPLPRPSIDTGMGLERLTAVIQGKLTNFDSDLFLPIIKRVEEISGKTYGKKHSTDVSMRVIADHIRAITFLLSEGLMPSNEGRGYVLRRVIRRASRHGLMLGIDGPFLYRVVDPVLDIMAGPYPELTEELERSKKILRFEEERFAHTLSSGMGMLNDLIEKLKVSGQDTIPGAELFRLYDTFGFPLDLAQDIASDSSLVIDEKGFQREMELQRRRARASWVGAEEAVSDIYRKLLNEIGSTEFLGYDTLSSDAHILSVLKDGALVPEIREGEEAEIILDRTPFYGESGGQVGDTGLIKAEGVRIEVIDTKRPNEIFSHICRVKKGTAKVGARVFASVDAQRRKAIMRNHTATHLLHAALRLVLGDHVKQAGSLVAPERLRFDFTHFSSMEDREIEEVEAIVNEKIIENMPVAISWMALEDALRIGVTALFGEKYGDRVRVVKAGDFTLELCGGTHCKFTGEIGPFKIIAEGSVAAGVRRIEALTGFSALSYFREQGVEIKKVAALLKARDMKVAERLEKFIKDAKDREKELEKIKSKTVARGADEILEECRVINGIKVLAHRVDGLDIKALRNLADTLKDKIDSGVLVLGSTLNGQASYVTMVTKDLMNRLHAGEILKEVTGGKGGGRADMAQGGTKDIENIDTALNSVYEIVRKKIS